One region of Athene noctua chromosome 18, bAthNoc1.hap1.1, whole genome shotgun sequence genomic DNA includes:
- the USH1G gene encoding pre-mRNA splicing regulator USH1G isoform X1, which produces MNDQYHRAARDGYLDLLKEATKKDLNSPDEDGMTPTLWAAYHGNLDALRLIVSRGGDPDKCDIWGNTPLHLAAANGHLNCLSFLISFGANIWCLDNDYHTPLDMAAMKGHMECVRYLDSIAAKQSSLNPKLVSKLKDKAFRDAERRIKDCVKLQKKHHERMEKRYRKEMSDNSDTMSFSSYSSSTLSKKFQHMSMVTSLPYSQATIHGTAKGKTKIQKKLEKKKQVDGTFKIYEDGRKSVRSLSGLQLGNDVMFVKQGTYASPKEWTRRNIRDMFLTDEDTVSRAISDPGLHMDSAHSEVSTDSGHDSLFNRPGLGTMVFRRNYVSSGLFGIGREDAGGMGEDSADGMGVKLRSRLQRSPSLNDSIGSANSLQERNAEELPWDEVELGLDDDDEPDTSPLETFLASLHMFEFISILKKEKIDLEALMLCSDNDLKSINIPLGPRKKIVDAIQRRRQTLEKPDVIVDTEL; this is translated from the exons ATGAATGACCAGTACCACCGAGCAGCCCGGGACGGCTACCTGGACCTCCTGAAGGAAGCCACCAAGAAGGACTTGAACTCGCCGGACGAGGATGGCATGACCCCGACCCTATGGGCCGCCTACCACGGCAACCTGGACGCCCTGCGCCTCATTGTCAGCAGAGG GGGCGATCCAGACAAATGTGACATCTGGGGGAACACCCCTCTCCACCTGGCAGCAGCCAACGGCCACCTGAACTGCCTTTCCTTCCTCATCTCTTTTGGGGCCAACATCTGGTGCCTGGACAATGACTACCACACCCCGCTGGACATGGCAGCCATGAAGGGGCACATGGAGTGTGTGCGATACCTGGACTCTATTGCTGCCAAGCAGAGCAGCCTTAACCCCAAGCTGGTGAGCAAACTGAAGGACAAGGCCTTTCGGGACGCAGAGCGGAGGATTAAGGACTGTGTGAAGCTGCAGAAGAAGCACCATGAAAGGATGGAGAAGCGGTACAGAAAGGAGATGTCGGATAACTCGGATACCATGAGCTTCTCCAGCTATTCGAGTAGCACCTTAAGCAAGAAGTTCCAACACATGTCTATGGTGACTTCCCTGCCATACTCACAAGCCACCATCCATGGCACAGCCAAGGGAAAGACGAAAATACAAAAGAAGCTAGAGAAGAAGAAGCAGGTGGATGGGACGTTCAAGATCTACGAGGATGGGAGGAAAAGTGTGCGGTCTCTGTCTGGTCTGCAGCTGGGGAATGATGTCATGTTTGTGAAGCAGGGCACATATGCCAGCCCCAAGGAGTGGACTCGGCGTAATATCAGAGACATGTTCCTCACAGATGAAGACACTGTCTCCCGTGCCATAAGTGACCCGGGTTTGCACATGGACTCAGCCCACTCGGAAGTCAGCACCGACTCTGGCCACGACTCTTTGTTCAACCGCCCCGGGCTGGGCACCATGGTGTTCCGGCGCAACTACGTCAGCAGCGGGCTTTTTGGGATCGGCCGGGAGGACGCTGGTGGGATGGGTGAAGACAGCGCAGACGGGATGGGTGTCAAACTGCGGAGCCGCCTGCAGCGCTCGCCAAGTCTCAACGATAGCATTGGCAGTGCCAACAGCCTGCAGGAGAGGAACGCGGAGGAGCTACCCTGGGATGAGGTGGAGCTGGGCttagatgatgatgatgaaccAGACACCAGCCCCTTGGAGACTTTTCTGGCTTCCCTGCACATGTTTGAGTTTATCTCcatcttgaagaaggaaaagattGACTTGGAGGCCCTCATGCTATGTTCAGACAATGACCTGAAGAGCATCAATATTCCATTGGGCCCCAGGAAAAAGATTgtggatgccatccagaggagACGACAGACTCTGGAGAAGCCAGATGTCATTGTAGACACTGAACT ATAG
- the USH1G gene encoding pre-mRNA splicing regulator USH1G isoform X2, which yields MNDQYHRAARDGYLDLLKEATKKDLNSPDEDGMTPTLWAAYHGNLDALRLIVSRGGDPDKCDIWGNTPLHLAAANGHLNCLSFLISFGANIWCLDNDYHTPLDMAAMKGHMECVRYLDSIAAKQSSLNPKLVSKLKDKAFRDAERRIKDCVKLQKKHHERMEKRYRKEMSDNSDTMSFSSYSSSTLSKKFQHMSMVTSLPYSQATIHGTAKGKTKIQKKLEKKKQVDGTFKIYEDGRKSVRSLSGLQLGNDVMFVKQGTYASPKEWTRRNIRDMFLTDEDTVSRAISDPGLHMDSAHSEVSTDSGHDSLFNRPGLGTMVFRRNYVSSGLFGIGREDAGGMGEDSADGMGVKLRSRLQRSPSLNDSIGSANSLQERNAEELPWDEVELGLDDDDEPDTSPLETFLASLHMFEFISILKKEKIDLEALMLCSDNDLKSINIPLGPRKKIVDAIQRRRQTLEKPDVIVDTEL from the exons ATGAATGACCAGTACCACCGAGCAGCCCGGGACGGCTACCTGGACCTCCTGAAGGAAGCCACCAAGAAGGACTTGAACTCGCCGGACGAGGATGGCATGACCCCGACCCTATGGGCCGCCTACCACGGCAACCTGGACGCCCTGCGCCTCATTGTCAGCAGAGG GGGCGATCCAGACAAATGTGACATCTGGGGGAACACCCCTCTCCACCTGGCAGCAGCCAACGGCCACCTGAACTGCCTTTCCTTCCTCATCTCTTTTGGGGCCAACATCTGGTGCCTGGACAATGACTACCACACCCCGCTGGACATGGCAGCCATGAAGGGGCACATGGAGTGTGTGCGATACCTGGACTCTATTGCTGCCAAGCAGAGCAGCCTTAACCCCAAGCTGGTGAGCAAACTGAAGGACAAGGCCTTTCGGGACGCAGAGCGGAGGATTAAGGACTGTGTGAAGCTGCAGAAGAAGCACCATGAAAGGATGGAGAAGCGGTACAGAAAGGAGATGTCGGATAACTCGGATACCATGAGCTTCTCCAGCTATTCGAGTAGCACCTTAAGCAAGAAGTTCCAACACATGTCTATGGTGACTTCCCTGCCATACTCACAAGCCACCATCCATGGCACAGCCAAGGGAAAGACGAAAATACAAAAGAAGCTAGAGAAGAAGAAGCAGGTGGATGGGACGTTCAAGATCTACGAGGATGGGAGGAAAAGTGTGCGGTCTCTGTCTGGTCTGCAGCTGGGGAATGATGTCATGTTTGTGAAGCAGGGCACATATGCCAGCCCCAAGGAGTGGACTCGGCGTAATATCAGAGACATGTTCCTCACAGATGAAGACACTGTCTCCCGTGCCATAAGTGACCCGGGTTTGCACATGGACTCAGCCCACTCGGAAGTCAGCACCGACTCTGGCCACGACTCTTTGTTCAACCGCCCCGGGCTGGGCACCATGGTGTTCCGGCGCAACTACGTCAGCAGCGGGCTTTTTGGGATCGGCCGGGAGGACGCTGGTGGGATGGGTGAAGACAGCGCAGACGGGATGGGTGTCAAACTGCGGAGCCGCCTGCAGCGCTCGCCAAGTCTCAACGATAGCATTGGCAGTGCCAACAGCCTGCAGGAGAGGAACGCGGAGGAGCTACCCTGGGATGAGGTGGAGCTGGGCttagatgatgatgatgaaccAGACACCAGCCCCTTGGAGACTTTTCTGGCTTCCCTGCACATGTTTGAGTTTATCTCcatcttgaagaaggaaaagattGACTTGGAGGCCCTCATGCTATGTTCAGACAATGACCTGAAGAGCATCAATATTCCATTGGGCCCCAGGAAAAAGATTgtggatgccatccagaggagACGACAGACTCTGGAGAAGCCAGATGTCATTGTAGACACTGAACTGTAA